The window ATTAAATTTTAGAAAATAGCCCATTTTTTGTTTAATTTAGGCGAAAGTCAACAAAAAAGGGTGGCGAAGCCACCCACACATGTTGATGAAGAGCCAAATTTTTTTAAGAAACAATAAGGATTTGCACTATGAATATTCTTCTTACCGGTGGTGCTGGCTATATTGGTAGCCATACGATTGTTGAATTGGATAAGGCTGGCCACTCCGTCGTGGTTGTTGATAATCTTGTAAATTCAAGCGAAGAATCCCTTCGTCGTGTGTCTCAGATTATTGGAAAGCCGGTACCCTTTGTAAAGGCCGACGTTCGTAACGCTGTTGCCATGAACGATGTGTTCAATGAATATTCCATTGATGCTTGCATTCATTTTGCTGGACTCAAGGCTGTTGGCGAATCTGTTGCCAAGCCGCTTGAGTATTACGAGAACAACATGAATGCTACCTTCGTCCTGCTGGACGTGATGCGTAAGCACAACTGCAAAAACTTCATCTTCTCTTCTTCTGCAACGGTGTACGGCGATCCTGCTATTATCCCCATTACGGAAGAATGTCCCAAGGGTCAGTGCACCAATCCCTATGGCAAGACCAAGTCCATGCTGGAAGAAGTTCTGATGGACTTGCAGAAGGCCGACCCGGAATGGAACGTGGTTCTGCTCCGCTACTTCAATCCCATTGGCGCCCATCAGAGCGGTCTCATTGGCGAAAATCCCAATGGCATTCCCAACAACTTGATGCCTTACATCACCCAGACTGCAGTAGGCCGCCGTGCAGAACTTGGGGTGTTCGGTAACGACTACGATACTCCTGATGGCACAGGCGTACGCGACTACATCCACGTTTGCGACTTGGCTAACGGTCATGTTTGCGCTTTGCAGGCTATTGAACGTAAGTGTGGTCTCGCTATTTACAACTTGGGTACGGGTCACGGCTATTCTGTGCTGGATGTTGTCCACGCCTTTGAAAAGGCAAACAACCTGAAGGTCCCTTATAGCATCAAGCCCCGCCGTCCGGGCGATATCGCTACTTGCTACTGCGATCCCGCAAAGGCCAAGGCCGAACTGGGTTGGGAAGCAAAGTACGGCATCGAAGAAATGTGCCGCGATTCCTGGAACTTCCAGAAGAATAACCCTGAGGGGTATTAGGTAGTAGGAAGTAGGCGGTAGACAGTAGGCAGAAGGAAGTTGTTTTTTATCATATTGAAATAGTAATCTTTAACCCTGTAGAATGTAGATTGTTGATGGTTTGCTCATAACTTCCGACTTCCAACTTCCTACTTCCTACTAATAATTAATTATGAAAAATGTCGTTCTTCTCGGTGCTACTGGTTCCATCGGAACTTCTACTGTAGATGTTTGCCTTCAGCATTCTGACCTCTTCAAGGTTTATGCGGTGGCTGCAAATTCCAGCGTTGAAAAGGTGGCTGAAATTGTCCGCAAGTTCCATGTCGAACGCGTCTGCATGTTCAAGCCCGAAGCCGCCAAGGAACTAAGTGCCATCCTCAACATGCCGGTGCTCTCCGGTATGGAAGGTCTCTGCGAATTGGCCGCCGATCCCAAGGCCGACATTATCATCAACGCCTTGATGGGTGCTGTTGGCTGCCTTCCTACCATTACCGCCATCGAACATGGTAAGCATGTGGCTCTGGCCAACAAGGAAACTATGGTGATGGCCGGCCCCGTTATTTGGGACAAGCTGGCCGAAAATCCCAAGGCATTCATTACTCCCATCGACTCTGAACACAGTGCCATTTTCCAGTGTCTGGCAGACCGCCCTAACAAGGAAGTGGAATGCCTGGAAATCACCGCTTCCGGTGGCCCCTTCCGTACCTGGGATATTGAACGTTTTGAAAACATCACCGTGGCTGACGCCCTCAATCATCCGGTGTGGAGCATGGGCCGTAAGATTACCATTGACTCCGCTTCCATGATGAACAAGGGCCTTGAAGTTCTGGAAGCCCACTTCCTGTTCCACATTCCCTACGAACAGATCAAGGTGGTGGTTCACCCCCAGTCTATGGTACATTCCCTGGTGCAGTTCCGCGACGGTTCCCTGATGGCGCAGCTGGGCGCTCCCGACATGCGCATTCCTATCCAGGTGGCTCTCACTTGGCCGGAACGTCTGCCTCTGGAAACCAAGCGTCTCGATTTGCCCACCCTGGGTCAGCTCACCTTCTTCGAACCGGACTTCAACAAGTTCCGCTGTCTGGCTCTCGCTTTCGAAGCTGGCCGCCGCGGTGGTGTCGTGCCTGCCATGATGAACGCAGCCAACGAAGTCCTGGTGGACCGTTTCCTGGATGGCAAGTTGAAGTTCACCGATATTCCCCGTCATGTGGAAACCATCATCAATGGCGCTCCCAACTTGAGCGGTCACCTGACTCTCGATCAGGTTCTGGAAGCCGACGCAGAAGCCCGCCGCCTGACCCTGGACCTCATCAAGTAATCCAGCCGTCATCCTGAACCGCTTCGAATCGTCATCCTGAACCGCGCAGCGGTGAAGGATCCAGTGACATAAAAACGACGCTTTTGAGTAAAATCAAGGCGTCGTTTTATGTTTATTCCTTCGAAATTTGAGCTAGAGCACACATAGAGAACATTTGTTACACATGTAAACGTATTCCTGAACGAATTTGTTTTGAAAATAAGCAAAAAGGCTTATATTATATCTTGGAAAATTTTCAAGGAGTATGTTATGATTTCAAAGTTTGGCCTCAAGCAGTTTGCCCCTTTGGCAATTTCTGCCCTGGCTTTCGCCACTACTGCCTTTGGCGCAACCGCTTTCATTAACCAGATTGGTTATCGTGCCAACGATGCCAAGGAATTTACGCTTCTCGATGGTAATGGTCCGGTTGAAATTGTGGATGCTAATGGCCAAACCGTTATGACTGCAAATCCTTCCGTAGCATCTTTTTGGGATGCTAGTGGCCAGAACGTCTCCCTGGTGGATTTTTCTGAATTGAAAACTCCTGGCACTTATGCCATCAAGGTTGGCGGTCAGGCTCTTCGCGGTGATTTGAACGTTACGGATAAAACCTTCGAAGAAGTAACAAAGGCTGCTCTCAAGTGGTTCTACTACCAGCGTGCATCCATGGCTCTGGATGAAGCCTATGCTGGAAAGTGGAAACGTGCCGCGGGTCATACCAACAGCACTATCCAGAAGCATAACTCTGCAGGTAATGGCAGCATTACTTCCTCCAAGGGATGGTATGATGCTGGCGACTATGGCCGTTACATTGTAAACTCCGGTATTACCACTTATACTCTGCTTTCTCTGTTTGAACACTATCCGGACTATTTCAAGACTCTCAAGTGGAACATCCCCGCTGAAGGTACCTTGCCGGATCTTCTTGCCGAAATCAAGTACAATCTTGACTGGATGCTTACCATGCAGGATACTGATGGTGGTGTGTTCCACAAGATGACTTCTCTGGGCTTCCCCGGTGATGTGATGCCGGCTAAGGATACGGATCCTATTTACGTCATTGGTAAGGGCACTGCTGCTACTTTGGATTTTGCTGGCGTAATGGCTGCTGCATCTCGTGTTTTCAAGACTTATGACGCTGACTTTGCTGCCAAGTGCCTGGCTGCCGCCAAGAGTGCATACGTTTGGGGTACTCAGAACTCTAATGTTCGTTTTAAGAACCCCTCCGACGTTTCCACGGGTGAATATGGCGACAGCTACTTTGGCGATGAAAAACTCTTTGCTGGTTCTGAACTTTACCTTGCTACCCATGACGACTCCTATAAGCAGAATATCAGCGAAGCCGGCGTTCCTAACTGGGGCGATGTTGCCGGTCTCGCCGTTTACGGTTCTGCAACTTACGGTGCCAACGCCAATAGCAAGCAGCTTCTGACTAAACTGGCCGATGAATTCGTATCCCGCGCAAGCAAGGGCTTTGGCGTTGTCATGGGCAAGGACGACTTTGTCTGGGGTTCCAACGCGGTTGCTGCAAACCAGGGTGTTTGGCTTCTCCATGCCTATTATCTCACAGGTGAACAGAAATACTATGACGCTGCTCGCAAGGTCTTGGATTATCTCCTTGGCAAGAATCCGCTGGATATGTCCTTCATGACTGGTTTTGGTACCAAGTCCCCTAAGAAGCCTCATCACCGTCCCAGTACTTCCGATGGCGTTTCCGCTCCGGTGCCTGGTATGCTTGTTGGCGGTCCCCAGCCTGGTGGTGAAGACATCGGTTCTGAATCCTGGGAATGTAAGGATTACCGCACGGGAGTTCCCGCAACTTCCTACACCGACCACAATTGTAGCTATGCATCCAACGAAGTGGCTATCAACTGGAATGCTCCTTTGGCATACCTCGCTGGAGCAATTGAAGCTCTTAACTCCGGTTATGCTCCCAGTTTTGCCGCTCCTGGCGTGGCCCGAGGTGGTATTGATGCCATTAAGCCTGCTGTTTCTGCAAATCGTCCGTCTTCTGAAGGACAAGTTCGTCTCCGCTTTGCTGACCAAAAGGTGTTCCTGGAAAGGAATGGCAAGCGTTACGACCTGAAGGGAATGCAGATAAAGTAACATTTATTGCACCATTCTGAACCGCATAGCGGTGAAGAATCCAGTGTTGAACTGATTACGGTTCTAAAATTACAAGCTTTAAGGCGCTCCCTCGGGGGCGCCCTTTTGCTTTGCATAATTGCTTTTTTCTATCTTTCAAAACGATGGAACATGTCCTTGATAATGTCTTGATGTTTGTGCTGGGCCTCATTGGTCTCAGTTTTTTGGTGACTATTCATGAATTGGGCCATTTTTTGGTGGCTAAGTGGAATAACGTCAAGGTAAATACCTTTAGCGTTGGCTTTGGAAAGAAACTTTTCAAGTTTAGAAAGGGTGAAACAGAATATTGCATTTCTGCGATTCCTTTTGGCGGCTATGTTGCTATGGCCGGTGAAAATCCTGACTCCTTTAAGGATGGCCGAGCTCCTGGTGAACGGGACTTTACTGGCAAGTCCGTGGGGGCTCGTGCTGCGATTGCTTTTGCAGGACCGTTTATCAACGTTGTTTTTGCCTTTATTCTCCTGATGATCCTCTACATGGTGGGTGTGCAGGAACCGGTCAATAAGGAATTGATCATTGGGTTCGTGGGGAAGGAATCTCCTGCAGCAACTGCTGGTATTCAACCTGGGGATACCATTACTGCTGTTAATGGAAAGCCTACTCAGGGATGGGATGATTTCCGTGAATTGATTGGCGTGAGCCTCGGTGCCAATGTGGAACTGGAAGTCCATCGCGGTGGCGAACCTCTGATGGTTACTGTTGTTCCTGAGGAATTGGTCATTCCGGCAAAGGATTCTACTGGCTCTGTAACCAAGATGGGTATTGGCGATATTGGCATTTTCCCGCAGAATCGTGTTGTCGTACGTGATGCTCCTTTTGCAGGATCCGCAGCCGAAAAGGCTGGTATCCAAGCTCTGGATACCCTCTTCGAAATTAATGGACAGCATATTGGCCGCTATGAAGATGTGGTCCGTATGATTGATGGCTCCAAGGGTGAAGAAGTGAAGGTCACTGTCATTCGTGCTGGCGATACCTTGACTCTTCCCATGAAGGCTGTCTACAACGAAGAAACCAAACGCTATATGGTGGGGATCCCTCTTGGTTACGTTCTTTTTAGGGAAACGCATTTGGTTCGTCGTGGTCCTCTCGAAGCTTTGGAAAAGACCTGTGCTACTAGCCTGAAGATGACAACCAGCATCTTCCGCTATTTTGGCCGTCTCTTCAAGGGCCAAGTGAAGGTAGATGCATTCTCCGGACCAGTCTCAATTGTCGCTGTCATGGGTAACGTATGGATGAGTGGTTTCCAGGATTTCCTCATGCTTCTTGCCCTCATCAGCATTAACCTTGGCGTCATGAACTTGCTGCCGCTGGCCATTACCGATGGCGGCCTCCTCATGTTCCTCGGAATAGAAAAGCTCCGCGGTAAACCTTTGTCTACAAAGACTCAAACCATTATCCAGAACGTTGCTGCCGCCTTCTTCATTTCCTTCTTTGTGTTCATCACAATCCTGGATTTCGGAAAGCTGTCCCTGTTCTTGAAATAGTCGCCGCAGACGCGTCGTCCTGAGGAGCGTAGCGACGAAGGATCCAGTGGCCTTGTAAAATGCTAAGTTTGAAAACAAAAAAGGAAACACAGTATGAACATTCTCGTAGTTGGTAGCGGCGGTCGTGAACACGCCATCGCCCTCGCTGTTAAGAAGTCCCCCATGTGCGACACTCTCATTTGCGCACCGGGCAACCCTGGCATGGCAAATCTTGGCAAGTGCATCCCCGTGGATGTAGCCGACCCCAAGGCTATCGCAGACCTGGCTGTGGCAAACAACATTGATCTCGCCATCATCGGACCGGAAATTCCCCTGGTCGCAGGTGTGGTAGACGAATTCCGCGCCCGCGGTCTTCGCGCCTTCGGCCCCACTGCCGGTGCTGCCGCTCTGGAAGGATCCAAGGCTTTCAGTAAGGACATCATGAAGAAGTACAATGTTCCTACTGCTGCTTTCGAAACCTTTACTGACCTCGCTTCCGCCAAGAAGTTCCTGGCCGAACATCCCGCTCCCATCGTGGTGAAGGCTTCCGGCCTTGCCGCTGGTAAGGGCGCCATCGTCTGCATGACCGACAAGGAAGCAAACGACGCTGTGGAAGAAATGCTTGGCGAAAAGGCAGTCTTTGGCGAATCCGGCAAGACTGTGGTGATTGAAGAATTCATGGACGGCGAAGAAGCCTCCATCTTCGTAGTTTCCGACGGCAAGGATTACACCATCCTCTCTTCCGCCCAGGACCACAAGCGCGTCTTCGATGACGACAAGGGCCCCAACACCGGTGGAATGGGTGCCTACTCTCCGGCTCCGGTCGTTACCGACGCCCTGCTGGACGAAGTGAAGAAGACCATTATCGAACCTACCCTCAAGGGTATGGCTGCCGAAGGCAAGCCCTACACTGGCGTGCTCTATGTGGGCATCATGGTAACTTCCAAGGGTCCCAAGGTTGTGGAATACAACTGCCGTCTGGGTGACCCGGAATGCCAGATTGTTCTGCCTCTCTATGATGGCGATGTTCTCGCATTATTCGACGCTGCTGAAAAGGGCGAACTGGCTAAGCTTGGCGCTCCCAAGGCTCCCAAGGGTTCCGCTGCAATCGTGGTTCTCGCAAGCGCAGGTTACCCCGGCTCCTACGAAAAGGGCAAGGTAGTTACCGGTATTGAAGAAGCCGAAAAGAATGGCGCACAGGTTCTCCACGCTGGTACCAAGATGGCCGATGGCAAGCTGGTCACCAACGGCGGCCGCGTGTTCGGTGTCGTGGGGCATGGCGCCACCCTGCAGGACGCTCTGAACGTTGCTTACGAAGCCTGCGAAAAGGTGCAGTTCGAAGGCAAGTTCTACCGCAAGGACATTGGTAAGAAGGGCCTGGCCCGTCTGGCAAAGTAAGAGGATTTAAGATGTTTAACTATACTGAAAATGCAAAGGTCGGCATCGTTGCTGGTAGCAAGAGCGACCAGGAAGTTGTAGACAAGATCTCCGCCGTGCTGGATAGCTTCGGCATCAAGTGGGAATTGAACATTCTCTCCGCACACCGCACTCCAAACGCTACTGCAAAGTACGCCAAGGAAGCTGCCGACCGCGGTCTCCAGGTCATCATCGGTGTTGCTGGTCTCGCCGCCGCTCTTCCGGGCGTGCTGGCTGCCCACACCATTCTCCCCGTAATCGGTCTGCCCTGCGCTGGTGGTCCCCTGAACGGTGTTGACGCTCTCCACTCCATCGTCCAGATGCCCGGTGGCATTCCCGTTGCAACCGTGGGTATCGGTAACGGCAAGAACGCCGGCTACCTGGCTGCCCACATCGTGGCACTCTCCGATGCTGATGTCAAGGCTAAGCTCGTTGCCTACCGCAAGGGCCTGGGCGACATTGGTGAGTAGTAGGAAGTAGACGGTAGGAAGTAGACAGTGGGCAGTAGGTTGTAGGGAGTGGCGATGCGGACTTATATGGGTAAAGGCTGGCTTGACTTTGCGTTCACGCTTGTCTTCTTGTTCGCATTTCTGCTTTCTGCTCCCGCTTTTGCTGGTGAACCGAATCTTCCTGTAGTGGATGCTCCCTGGATGAAGGGCGAACGTCTGACCTTCAGTTTAGGTTGGGGGCCTATTACCGCAGGTACAGCCACCTTGGAAGTAAAACCCACCAAGGATGGTAAGACGGAATTCTACACTCTGGCTCATGATGAGGGGGCTCTCAAGAAGCTGTACCCAGTTTCCGATACGATCTATACCCGCGTCCGTAACAAGGGCTTGATGACGGAAGTGTTCCGTAAGACCTTGAATGAGGGAAGCTACCATAATAAGTCCGTCATTCGTTTTGATCGAAAGGGCGAAAAGGCCTGGCTGTCCGACACCGTTTTCACCGATGACAAAGTCCGTAAGGTGAAGCGTTCTGCTGACACGGTTTTGTCCATTCAGGGGATGGAACATAGTATCATGTCTGCCTTCTATCTCGTTCGTACACTTCCGTTGGAAAATGGCAAAACTTCCAAGTTTTCTGCGGTCAGTGGCAAGAAACGTTACGAATTGAAGGTGATTGTCCATGGTCGAGAGACTCTCAAGACTAAACTTGGGGAGTTTAATACTGTAAAAGTGGAACCGGTTCTGGATGGAGATGGCATTTTTGTGTCAAAGGGCCGTATTTTCATCTGGCTTACCGATGATGAACGTCGTATTCCGGTCTTGATGGAGTGTGAAATAGCTTTGGGTTCTATTAAGGCTAGACTGCTAAAGATGGAATAACCCGCAAAAACCAGTTTTTTTTATCAACTTTTACAAATTGGTTTTTGCATATAGGCTGTTTAAAATTTATATTCCAAAGGCGATTTTATATAATCAGAGGCTTTTAATGCTTAAAAAACTTTTATTGACCACCTGCCTTACTCTGGGTTTGTCTGCTTTTGCGTCCACTTCCTGGGCCCAGGATGAAGACGATGATGATTTCGTTTCCGCACCGGCAGCTTCCGCAGATGATGGTAGCGAAGATGAATTTGTTTCTGCTCCTGCAGCAAAGAAGTCCAAGGCTCGTGCATCCGTAGCCGAAGACGATGATGAAGAGGAAGAAGCCGATGCTGACGATGGTAGCATGGATATCAGTGCTTCCCAGAAGAAGGAACTGGCTGCTCGTAAGAAGTTTGAAGAAGAACAGCGTCAGGACGAATATGCAAACTCCCTGCGCCGTCGTGACTGGCTCCGTAACCGTCTGATTTTCCAGATGGGTATGGGTTCCCGTTATGCTTTTATGGGTGAAACAGGCATGGGCATGAGCTTCGGTATCGGTGCGGAATATATTCTGCCTTTCCACCTGGCTCTCTATGGTTCTTTCGGTCTCCTGCCTAAGGGCACTGACAGTGAATTTGATGACTGGGAACTGGAAGGCGGTACTGGTTGGAAGGCCGGTATTAACTACTACCTCTTCCCCAAGAATCCTCTCCATCTTGGCCTTTCCGTTTCTTACGGTACGGTCTATTTCGACCACGACATTATTCCTGAAGACAATGTTCGTTCCATCATTTCTGTTGAAGGTATCCAGGGCGATATCCTGATTACCTACCTTACCAACGAATGGTATTATCTGCAGTTCTCCATCGGTATGTACTATGCTCCGGAGCTGACCAAGGATAAGAAGGATAACATTAGCTTCCGTATGGAATCCAACGCAGAATATAAGAGCGAAGAAGAAATCGAATACATCTCTCGTGTCGTGAATAAGAAGGGCATGAGCAAGACTGGTATCGTGTTCGGTATTGCAATCGGTTATTCCTTCCCGGAATTCTTCCCGGATGATACCGAAAAGCGCCGTCGTCAGCGTGAAAAGGAACGTGCTCGTTCTGGTCGCTAATCAAATACGCTTGAGTTTGGATAGACTTAAAAAAAAGACCACCATCGGTGGTCTTTTTTAGTTTCGTTATGAATTTTTTAATACCCATGTCCGGAATCGAACCGGAATAACTCCCTTCGGAGGGGAGGACACTATCCATTGTGATACACGGGCGTGTCGGCGCAATATAGCAAAACTAGAGCAGGCGGACGATCAGCTCGTGCGGTTCTGCGTCAATGACTAATGCTTGCCTAAACGTTCCTACTTCGCCGTCCCCTTCCAGAACCTTGACGATATCGTCGGTGTCCATGGAATTGCCCTCGGTGCGACCATAGAAATGGTACTCGCTTTCCTCGGCTACTTCGTCAAGAATGACTGTGACAGTCTTTCCGATCATGTCTTCGGCGTACTGTGCGGCCAGTTCTTCCTGGAAGTCGGTGACTGCTGCCAGACGGGCGCGAGCTTCGCTTTCGTCTACGGGTGCCAGCTTCTTCATGGACATGACCGGGGTGCCTTCTTCTGGGCTGAACACGAAACCGCCCAGGTGCTCGAACTTGATTTCCTGAAGCAGGTCCATCAAATCTTCAAAGTCTTCGTGGGTTTCGCCCGGGAAGCCTACCAGAACGGTGGTTCGTAAGGTGACATCCGGAAGCTTGGCGCGAATCTTGCGGAGAATGTCGCGAAGTTCCTGGCGGGTGTACTTGCGGAGCATGTTCTTCAGCACGCTATCGCTGCTGTGCTGGATGGGCATGTCGATGTACTTTACCAGTCGCGGCTCCTTTGCCATCAGGTCCAGCAGTTCATC of the Fibrobacter sp. UWR4 genome contains:
- the galE gene encoding UDP-glucose 4-epimerase GalE, whose protein sequence is MNILLTGGAGYIGSHTIVELDKAGHSVVVVDNLVNSSEESLRRVSQIIGKPVPFVKADVRNAVAMNDVFNEYSIDACIHFAGLKAVGESVAKPLEYYENNMNATFVLLDVMRKHNCKNFIFSSSATVYGDPAIIPITEECPKGQCTNPYGKTKSMLEEVLMDLQKADPEWNVVLLRYFNPIGAHQSGLIGENPNGIPNNLMPYITQTAVGRRAELGVFGNDYDTPDGTGVRDYIHVCDLANGHVCALQAIERKCGLAIYNLGTGHGYSVLDVVHAFEKANNLKVPYSIKPRRPGDIATCYCDPAKAKAELGWEAKYGIEEMCRDSWNFQKNNPEGY
- a CDS encoding 1-deoxy-D-xylulose-5-phosphate reductoisomerase, with the protein product MKNVVLLGATGSIGTSTVDVCLQHSDLFKVYAVAANSSVEKVAEIVRKFHVERVCMFKPEAAKELSAILNMPVLSGMEGLCELAADPKADIIINALMGAVGCLPTITAIEHGKHVALANKETMVMAGPVIWDKLAENPKAFITPIDSEHSAIFQCLADRPNKEVECLEITASGGPFRTWDIERFENITVADALNHPVWSMGRKITIDSASMMNKGLEVLEAHFLFHIPYEQIKVVVHPQSMVHSLVQFRDGSLMAQLGAPDMRIPIQVALTWPERLPLETKRLDLPTLGQLTFFEPDFNKFRCLALAFEAGRRGGVVPAMMNAANEVLVDRFLDGKLKFTDIPRHVETIINGAPNLSGHLTLDQVLEADAEARRLTLDLIK
- a CDS encoding glycoside hydrolase family 9 protein: MISKFGLKQFAPLAISALAFATTAFGATAFINQIGYRANDAKEFTLLDGNGPVEIVDANGQTVMTANPSVASFWDASGQNVSLVDFSELKTPGTYAIKVGGQALRGDLNVTDKTFEEVTKAALKWFYYQRASMALDEAYAGKWKRAAGHTNSTIQKHNSAGNGSITSSKGWYDAGDYGRYIVNSGITTYTLLSLFEHYPDYFKTLKWNIPAEGTLPDLLAEIKYNLDWMLTMQDTDGGVFHKMTSLGFPGDVMPAKDTDPIYVIGKGTAATLDFAGVMAAASRVFKTYDADFAAKCLAAAKSAYVWGTQNSNVRFKNPSDVSTGEYGDSYFGDEKLFAGSELYLATHDDSYKQNISEAGVPNWGDVAGLAVYGSATYGANANSKQLLTKLADEFVSRASKGFGVVMGKDDFVWGSNAVAANQGVWLLHAYYLTGEQKYYDAARKVLDYLLGKNPLDMSFMTGFGTKSPKKPHHRPSTSDGVSAPVPGMLVGGPQPGGEDIGSESWECKDYRTGVPATSYTDHNCSYASNEVAINWNAPLAYLAGAIEALNSGYAPSFAAPGVARGGIDAIKPAVSANRPSSEGQVRLRFADQKVFLERNGKRYDLKGMQIK
- the rseP gene encoding RIP metalloprotease RseP — protein: MEHVLDNVLMFVLGLIGLSFLVTIHELGHFLVAKWNNVKVNTFSVGFGKKLFKFRKGETEYCISAIPFGGYVAMAGENPDSFKDGRAPGERDFTGKSVGARAAIAFAGPFINVVFAFILLMILYMVGVQEPVNKELIIGFVGKESPAATAGIQPGDTITAVNGKPTQGWDDFRELIGVSLGANVELEVHRGGEPLMVTVVPEELVIPAKDSTGSVTKMGIGDIGIFPQNRVVVRDAPFAGSAAEKAGIQALDTLFEINGQHIGRYEDVVRMIDGSKGEEVKVTVIRAGDTLTLPMKAVYNEETKRYMVGIPLGYVLFRETHLVRRGPLEALEKTCATSLKMTTSIFRYFGRLFKGQVKVDAFSGPVSIVAVMGNVWMSGFQDFLMLLALISINLGVMNLLPLAITDGGLLMFLGIEKLRGKPLSTKTQTIIQNVAAAFFISFFVFITILDFGKLSLFLK
- the purD gene encoding phosphoribosylamine--glycine ligase, giving the protein MNILVVGSGGREHAIALAVKKSPMCDTLICAPGNPGMANLGKCIPVDVADPKAIADLAVANNIDLAIIGPEIPLVAGVVDEFRARGLRAFGPTAGAAALEGSKAFSKDIMKKYNVPTAAFETFTDLASAKKFLAEHPAPIVVKASGLAAGKGAIVCMTDKEANDAVEEMLGEKAVFGESGKTVVIEEFMDGEEASIFVVSDGKDYTILSSAQDHKRVFDDDKGPNTGGMGAYSPAPVVTDALLDEVKKTIIEPTLKGMAAEGKPYTGVLYVGIMVTSKGPKVVEYNCRLGDPECQIVLPLYDGDVLALFDAAEKGELAKLGAPKAPKGSAAIVVLASAGYPGSYEKGKVVTGIEEAEKNGAQVLHAGTKMADGKLVTNGGRVFGVVGHGATLQDALNVAYEACEKVQFEGKFYRKDIGKKGLARLAK
- the purE gene encoding 5-(carboxyamino)imidazole ribonucleotide mutase — encoded protein: MFNYTENAKVGIVAGSKSDQEVVDKISAVLDSFGIKWELNILSAHRTPNATAKYAKEAADRGLQVIIGVAGLAAALPGVLAAHTILPVIGLPCAGGPLNGVDALHSIVQMPGGIPVATVGIGNGKNAGYLAAHIVALSDADVKAKLVAYRKGLGDIGE
- a CDS encoding DUF3108 domain-containing protein translates to MRTYMGKGWLDFAFTLVFLFAFLLSAPAFAGEPNLPVVDAPWMKGERLTFSLGWGPITAGTATLEVKPTKDGKTEFYTLAHDEGALKKLYPVSDTIYTRVRNKGLMTEVFRKTLNEGSYHNKSVIRFDRKGEKAWLSDTVFTDDKVRKVKRSADTVLSIQGMEHSIMSAFYLVRTLPLENGKTSKFSAVSGKKRYELKVIVHGRETLKTKLGEFNTVKVEPVLDGDGIFVSKGRIFIWLTDDERRIPVLMECEIALGSIKARLLKME